The following are encoded in a window of Kogia breviceps isolate mKogBre1 chromosome 10, mKogBre1 haplotype 1, whole genome shotgun sequence genomic DNA:
- the ALS2CL gene encoding ALS2 C-terminal-like protein isoform X11, with protein sequence MCSPEEAALLRLEEVFSATLARVNSFVLQPLLEAAPEPSDPWGRECLHLLQQLHRSSQQLWEVTEESLHSLQERLRHPDSISLESLLLLHSADRVLQVHLEYIESYTSCVAVQAFQKAVKWRSKYWQGQRKVLQQLLSGVSSEGSVGTALVQALRQPLTHHVHQYVLLLLSLGDTVGERHPTQELLVHTATVFGNLQSFMRQELDQAMATQALWHTLSNRLRDVLCTPAHRLLQDSQDIPVTVTPLRAERVLLFDDALVLLQGHSVHTFDLKLVWVEPGQDRCMFHILTPEEEFSLCSKDPQGRVAWQWKVTQAVCQTLRGKKDFPVLGAGLEPSEPPTCRCGAYTFRAEGRFSQATYEGEWYWGRPHGKGTLKWPDGQNHVGDFCQGLEHGFGIRLVPQASEDKFDCYKCHWREGSMCGYGICEYSTNEVYKGYFQEGLRHGFGVLESTPQTPQPCRYTGHWERGQRSGYGIEEDGDRGERYIGMWQADQRHGPGVMVTQAGFCYQGTFQADKMVGPGILLSEDDSLYEGTFTRDLTFVGKGKVTFPNGFTLEGSFGSGAGRGLHTQGVLDTAALPPDPGSTRKRQLGLGVFPVESRWQGVYGPFQDFVQAGCPGDLQEALLGFHVQSSRELRKSQEYLCCKRTHPEDHAARMEDILEELLQHRTPEALQQCLRKALNNSLHPLGKLLRTLMLTFQATYSGIGANKHLQGLAQEEVKQHAQELWAAYRGLLQVALQCKGQAPEKDEDAETRDLQVHRLVLPLVLPSFYSELFTLYLLLHEREDSLYSQGIANLSLFPDTKLLEFLDIQKHLWPLKDLTLTTNQLPGDHLPHFTVE encoded by the exons ATGTGCAGCCCTGAGGAGGCAGCCCTGCTGCGGCTGGAGGAGGTCTTCTCAGCCACACTCGCACGCGTCAACAGCTTTGTCCTCCAGCCCCTTCTGGAGGCCG CTCCAGAGCCCTCAGATCCCTGGGGCAGAGAGTGCCTACATCTCCTGCAGCAGCTGCACAGGAGCTCCCAGCAGCTGTGGGAGGTGACGGAGGAAAGCCTGCACTCCCTGCAGGAGAGGCTGCGCCACCCGGACTCCATCAGTCTGGAATCCCTGCTGCTGCTGCACAGCGCTGACCGTGTCTTGCAAGTCCACCTGGA GTACATCGAGTCCTACACAAGCTGTGTGGCAGTGCAGGCCTTTCAGAAGGCAGTAAAGTGGAGGAG CAAGTACTGGCAGGGCCAGCGGAAGGTGCTGCAGCAGCTCCTGTCGGGCGTGAGCTCAGAGGGCTCGGTGGGCACGGCGCTGGTCCAGGCTCTCCGCCAGCCACTCACCCATCATGTGCATCAGTACGTGCTCCTCCTGCTGAGCCTCGGGGACACTGTCGGGGAG CGTCACCCCACCCAGGAGCTGTTGGTGCACACAGCCACAGTCTTTGGGAACTTGCAGTCCTTCATGAGGCAGGAGCTGGACCAGGCCATGGCCACGCAGGCCCTCTGGCACACTCTGAGCAACCGGCTGCGG GATGTGCTCTGTACCCCTGCTCACCGACTCTTGCAAGACAGCCAGGACATACCTGTGACGGTCACCCCGCTGAGGGCAGAGCGTGTGCTGCTCTTTGATGATGCCCTTGTCCTGCTACAG GGCCACAGTGTCCACACCTTTGATCTGAAGCTGGTGTGGGTGGAACCTGGGCAGGACAG GTGCATGTTTCACATCCTCACGCCTGAGGAAGAGTTCTCCTTGTGCTCCAAGGACCCGCAGGGCCGG GTGGCCTGGCAGTGGAAGGTTACCCAGGCTGTGTGCCAGACCTTGCGTGGGAAGAAGGACTTCCCGGTGCTGGGGGCGGGCCTGGAGCCTTCTGAACCCCCCACCTGCCGCTGTGGAGCATACACTTTCCGTGCAGAGGGCCGCTTCAGCCAGGCCACCTATGAGGGCGAGTGGTACTGGGGCAGGCCCCATGGCAA AGGAACCCTGAAGTGGCCAGACGGGCAGAATCATGTGGGGGATTTCTGCCAGGGCCTGGAGCACGG CTTTGGCATCCGCCTGGTGCCCCAGGCCTCCGAGGATAAGTTTGACTGTTACAAGTGCCACTGGCGGGAAGGCAGCATGTGCGGCTATGGCATCTGTGA GTACAGCACCAACGAGGTGTACAAGGGCTACTTTCAGGAAGGCCTGCGGCATGGATTTGGGGTCCTTGAGAGCACCCCGCAGACCCCTCAGCCCTGCAGGTACACGGGCCACTGGGAGAGGGGCCAGAGGAGTGGCTATGGCATCGAGGAGGACGGCGACAG gggTGAGCGCTATATTGGCATGTGGCAGGCTGACCAGCGCCATGGCCCAGGGGTCATGGTCACCCAGGCAGGTTTCTGCTACCAGGGGACCTTCCAGGCAGACAAGATGGTG GGCCCAGGAATCCTTCTCTCTGAAGATGACTCCTTGTATGAGGGCACCTTCACCAGGGACCTGACCTTCGTGGGGAAG GGCAAGGTCACCTTCCCTAATGGCTTCACCCTGGAGGGCTCTTTTGgcagtggggcagggagaggactgcaTACCCAGGGTGTGCTGGAcacagctgccctccctccagatCCAGGCAGTACCCGCAAGAG gcagctgggcctgggcgtctTCCCTGTGGAGAGCCGCTGGCAGGGCGTCTATGGCCCCTTCCAGGACTTTGTTCAAGCCGGCTGCCCTGGAGACCTGCAGGAGGCCCTGCTGGGCTTCCACGTGCAGAGCTCAAGGGAGCTGCGCAAGTCCCAGGAGTACCTGTGCTGCAAGAG GACCCACCCCGAGGACCACGCAGCCAGAATGGAGGACATCCTGGAGGAGCTGCTGCAGCATCGGACACCCGAGGCCCTGCAGCAGTGCCTCAGGAAG GCCCTGAACAACTCTCTGCATCCCCTGGGAAAGCTGCTCCGGACTCTGATGCTGACCTTCCAGGCCACATACTCAGGCATTGGGGCCAACAAGCACCTTCAGGGGCTGGCACAGGAGGAGGTGAAGCAGCACGCCCAGGAACTCTGGGCCGCCTACAG GGGTCTGCTGCAGGTTGCCTTACAGTGCAAGGGCCAGGCCCCAGAGAAAGATGAAGATGCAGAGACAAG GGACCTGCAGGTGCACAGATTGGTGCTACCCCTTGTCCTGCCCAGCTTCTACTCGGAGCTCTTCACTCTCTACCTGCTTCTTCATGAGAGGGAGGACAGCCTGTACAGCCAGGGCATTGCCAACCTTAGCCTCTTCCCCGACACCAAGCTGCTTGAGTTCCTGGACATACAGAA GCACCTCTGGCCCCTCAAGGACCTCACACTGACGACCAATCAG CTTCCTGGAGACCATTTACCCCACTTTACagttgagtaa
- the ALS2CL gene encoding ALS2 C-terminal-like protein isoform X12, producing MCSPEEAALLRLEEVFSATLARVNSFVLQPLLEAAPEPSDPWGRECLHLLQQLHRSSQQLWEVTEESLHSLQERLRHPDSISLESLLLLHSADRVLQVHLEYIESYTSCVAVQAFQKAVKWRSKYWQGQRKVLQQLLSGVSSEGSVGTALVQALRQPLTHHVHQYVLLLLSLGDTVGERHPTQELLVHTATVFGNLQSFMRQELDQAMATQALWHTLSNRLRDVLCTPAHRLLQDSQDIPVTVTPLRAERVLLFDDALVLLQGHSVHTFDLKLVWVEPGQDRCMFHILTPEEEFSLCSKDPQGRVAWQWKVTQAVCQTLRGKKDFPVLGAGLEPSEPPTCRCGAYTFRAEGRFSQATYEGEWYWGRPHGKSGGSDAHGPDACGPQLCSRGTLKWPDGQNHVGDFCQGLEHGFGIRLVPQASEDKFDCYKCHWREGSMCGYGICEYSTNEVYKGYFQEGLRHGFGVLESTPQTPQPCRYTGHWERGQRSGYGIEEDGDRGERYIGMWQADQRHGPGVMVTQAGFCYQGTFQADKMVGPGILLSEDDSLYEGTFTRDLTFVGKGKVTFPNGFTLEGSFGSGAGRGLHTQGVLDTAALPPDPGSTRKRQLGLGVFPVESRWQGVYGPFQDFVQAGCPGDLQEALLGFHVQSSRELRKSQEYLCCKRTHPEDHAARMEDILEELLQHRTPEALQQCLRKALNNSLHPLGKLLRTLMLTFQATYSGIGANKHLQGLAQEEVKQHAQELWAAYRGLLQVALQCKGQAPEKDEDAETRDLQVHRLVLPLVLPSFYSELFTLYLLLHEREDSLYSQGIANLSLFPDTKLLEFLDIQK from the exons ATGTGCAGCCCTGAGGAGGCAGCCCTGCTGCGGCTGGAGGAGGTCTTCTCAGCCACACTCGCACGCGTCAACAGCTTTGTCCTCCAGCCCCTTCTGGAGGCCG CTCCAGAGCCCTCAGATCCCTGGGGCAGAGAGTGCCTACATCTCCTGCAGCAGCTGCACAGGAGCTCCCAGCAGCTGTGGGAGGTGACGGAGGAAAGCCTGCACTCCCTGCAGGAGAGGCTGCGCCACCCGGACTCCATCAGTCTGGAATCCCTGCTGCTGCTGCACAGCGCTGACCGTGTCTTGCAAGTCCACCTGGA GTACATCGAGTCCTACACAAGCTGTGTGGCAGTGCAGGCCTTTCAGAAGGCAGTAAAGTGGAGGAG CAAGTACTGGCAGGGCCAGCGGAAGGTGCTGCAGCAGCTCCTGTCGGGCGTGAGCTCAGAGGGCTCGGTGGGCACGGCGCTGGTCCAGGCTCTCCGCCAGCCACTCACCCATCATGTGCATCAGTACGTGCTCCTCCTGCTGAGCCTCGGGGACACTGTCGGGGAG CGTCACCCCACCCAGGAGCTGTTGGTGCACACAGCCACAGTCTTTGGGAACTTGCAGTCCTTCATGAGGCAGGAGCTGGACCAGGCCATGGCCACGCAGGCCCTCTGGCACACTCTGAGCAACCGGCTGCGG GATGTGCTCTGTACCCCTGCTCACCGACTCTTGCAAGACAGCCAGGACATACCTGTGACGGTCACCCCGCTGAGGGCAGAGCGTGTGCTGCTCTTTGATGATGCCCTTGTCCTGCTACAG GGCCACAGTGTCCACACCTTTGATCTGAAGCTGGTGTGGGTGGAACCTGGGCAGGACAG GTGCATGTTTCACATCCTCACGCCTGAGGAAGAGTTCTCCTTGTGCTCCAAGGACCCGCAGGGCCGG GTGGCCTGGCAGTGGAAGGTTACCCAGGCTGTGTGCCAGACCTTGCGTGGGAAGAAGGACTTCCCGGTGCTGGGGGCGGGCCTGGAGCCTTCTGAACCCCCCACCTGCCGCTGTGGAGCATACACTTTCCGTGCAGAGGGCCGCTTCAGCCAGGCCACCTATGAGGGCGAGTGGTACTGGGGCAGGCCCCATGGCAA GTCTGGTGGGTCTGATGCCCATGGACCTGATGCCTGTGGACCTCAACTGTGTTCCAGAGGAACCCTGAAGTGGCCAGACGGGCAGAATCATGTGGGGGATTTCTGCCAGGGCCTGGAGCACGG CTTTGGCATCCGCCTGGTGCCCCAGGCCTCCGAGGATAAGTTTGACTGTTACAAGTGCCACTGGCGGGAAGGCAGCATGTGCGGCTATGGCATCTGTGA GTACAGCACCAACGAGGTGTACAAGGGCTACTTTCAGGAAGGCCTGCGGCATGGATTTGGGGTCCTTGAGAGCACCCCGCAGACCCCTCAGCCCTGCAGGTACACGGGCCACTGGGAGAGGGGCCAGAGGAGTGGCTATGGCATCGAGGAGGACGGCGACAG gggTGAGCGCTATATTGGCATGTGGCAGGCTGACCAGCGCCATGGCCCAGGGGTCATGGTCACCCAGGCAGGTTTCTGCTACCAGGGGACCTTCCAGGCAGACAAGATGGTG GGCCCAGGAATCCTTCTCTCTGAAGATGACTCCTTGTATGAGGGCACCTTCACCAGGGACCTGACCTTCGTGGGGAAG GGCAAGGTCACCTTCCCTAATGGCTTCACCCTGGAGGGCTCTTTTGgcagtggggcagggagaggactgcaTACCCAGGGTGTGCTGGAcacagctgccctccctccagatCCAGGCAGTACCCGCAAGAG gcagctgggcctgggcgtctTCCCTGTGGAGAGCCGCTGGCAGGGCGTCTATGGCCCCTTCCAGGACTTTGTTCAAGCCGGCTGCCCTGGAGACCTGCAGGAGGCCCTGCTGGGCTTCCACGTGCAGAGCTCAAGGGAGCTGCGCAAGTCCCAGGAGTACCTGTGCTGCAAGAG GACCCACCCCGAGGACCACGCAGCCAGAATGGAGGACATCCTGGAGGAGCTGCTGCAGCATCGGACACCCGAGGCCCTGCAGCAGTGCCTCAGGAAG GCCCTGAACAACTCTCTGCATCCCCTGGGAAAGCTGCTCCGGACTCTGATGCTGACCTTCCAGGCCACATACTCAGGCATTGGGGCCAACAAGCACCTTCAGGGGCTGGCACAGGAGGAGGTGAAGCAGCACGCCCAGGAACTCTGGGCCGCCTACAG GGGTCTGCTGCAGGTTGCCTTACAGTGCAAGGGCCAGGCCCCAGAGAAAGATGAAGATGCAGAGACAAG GGACCTGCAGGTGCACAGATTGGTGCTACCCCTTGTCCTGCCCAGCTTCTACTCGGAGCTCTTCACTCTCTACCTGCTTCTTCATGAGAGGGAGGACAGCCTGTACAGCCAGGGCATTGCCAACCTTAGCCTCTTCCCCGACACCAAGCTGCTTGAGTTCCTGGACATACAGAA GTGA
- the ALS2CL gene encoding ALS2 C-terminal-like protein isoform X6: MCSPEEAALLRLEEVFSATLARVNSFVLQPLLEAAPEPSDPWGRECLHLLQQLHRSSQQLWEVTEESLHSLQERLRHPDSISLESLLLLHSADRVLQVHLEYIESYTSCVAVQAFQKAVKWRSKYWQGQRKVLQQLLSGVSSEGSVGTALVQALRQPLTHHVHQYVLLLLSLGDTVGERHPTQELLVHTATVFGNLQSFMRQELDQAMATQALWHTLSNRLRDVLCTPAHRLLQDSQDIPVTVTPLRAERVLLFDDALVLLQGHSVHTFDLKLVWVEPGQDRCMFHILTPEEEFSLCSKDPQGRVAWQWKVTQAVCQTLRGKKDFPVLGAGLEPSEPPTCRCGAYTFRAEGRFSQATYEGEWYWGRPHGKGTLKWPDGQNHVGDFCQGLEHGFGIRLVPQASEDKFDCYKCHWREGSMCGYGICEYSTNEVYKGYFQEGLRHGFGVLESTPQTPQPCRYTGHWERGQRSGYGIEEDGDRGERYIGMWQADQRHGPGVMVTQAGFCYQGTFQADKMVGPGILLSEDDSLYEGTFTRDLTFVGKGKVTFPNGFTLEGSFGSGAGRGLHTQGVLDTAALPPDPGSTRKRQLGLGVFPVESRWQGVYGPFQDFVQAGCPGDLQEALLGFHVQSSRELRKSQEYLCCKRTHPEDHAARMEDILEELLQHRTPEALQQCLRKALNNSLHPLGKLLRTLMLTFQATYSGIGANKHLQGLAQEEVKQHAQELWAAYRGLLQVALQCKGQAPEKDEDAETRDLQVHRLVLPLVLPSFYSELFTLYLLLHEREDSLYSQGIANLSLFPDTKLLEFLDIQKHLWPLKDLTLTTNQRYSLVRDKCFLSATECLQKMIIQHLGAEIHLIRDMMAPIHTGGLYDFLLTALESCYEHIQKEDMRLHRLPSR; encoded by the exons ATGTGCAGCCCTGAGGAGGCAGCCCTGCTGCGGCTGGAGGAGGTCTTCTCAGCCACACTCGCACGCGTCAACAGCTTTGTCCTCCAGCCCCTTCTGGAGGCCG CTCCAGAGCCCTCAGATCCCTGGGGCAGAGAGTGCCTACATCTCCTGCAGCAGCTGCACAGGAGCTCCCAGCAGCTGTGGGAGGTGACGGAGGAAAGCCTGCACTCCCTGCAGGAGAGGCTGCGCCACCCGGACTCCATCAGTCTGGAATCCCTGCTGCTGCTGCACAGCGCTGACCGTGTCTTGCAAGTCCACCTGGA GTACATCGAGTCCTACACAAGCTGTGTGGCAGTGCAGGCCTTTCAGAAGGCAGTAAAGTGGAGGAG CAAGTACTGGCAGGGCCAGCGGAAGGTGCTGCAGCAGCTCCTGTCGGGCGTGAGCTCAGAGGGCTCGGTGGGCACGGCGCTGGTCCAGGCTCTCCGCCAGCCACTCACCCATCATGTGCATCAGTACGTGCTCCTCCTGCTGAGCCTCGGGGACACTGTCGGGGAG CGTCACCCCACCCAGGAGCTGTTGGTGCACACAGCCACAGTCTTTGGGAACTTGCAGTCCTTCATGAGGCAGGAGCTGGACCAGGCCATGGCCACGCAGGCCCTCTGGCACACTCTGAGCAACCGGCTGCGG GATGTGCTCTGTACCCCTGCTCACCGACTCTTGCAAGACAGCCAGGACATACCTGTGACGGTCACCCCGCTGAGGGCAGAGCGTGTGCTGCTCTTTGATGATGCCCTTGTCCTGCTACAG GGCCACAGTGTCCACACCTTTGATCTGAAGCTGGTGTGGGTGGAACCTGGGCAGGACAG GTGCATGTTTCACATCCTCACGCCTGAGGAAGAGTTCTCCTTGTGCTCCAAGGACCCGCAGGGCCGG GTGGCCTGGCAGTGGAAGGTTACCCAGGCTGTGTGCCAGACCTTGCGTGGGAAGAAGGACTTCCCGGTGCTGGGGGCGGGCCTGGAGCCTTCTGAACCCCCCACCTGCCGCTGTGGAGCATACACTTTCCGTGCAGAGGGCCGCTTCAGCCAGGCCACCTATGAGGGCGAGTGGTACTGGGGCAGGCCCCATGGCAA AGGAACCCTGAAGTGGCCAGACGGGCAGAATCATGTGGGGGATTTCTGCCAGGGCCTGGAGCACGG CTTTGGCATCCGCCTGGTGCCCCAGGCCTCCGAGGATAAGTTTGACTGTTACAAGTGCCACTGGCGGGAAGGCAGCATGTGCGGCTATGGCATCTGTGA GTACAGCACCAACGAGGTGTACAAGGGCTACTTTCAGGAAGGCCTGCGGCATGGATTTGGGGTCCTTGAGAGCACCCCGCAGACCCCTCAGCCCTGCAGGTACACGGGCCACTGGGAGAGGGGCCAGAGGAGTGGCTATGGCATCGAGGAGGACGGCGACAG gggTGAGCGCTATATTGGCATGTGGCAGGCTGACCAGCGCCATGGCCCAGGGGTCATGGTCACCCAGGCAGGTTTCTGCTACCAGGGGACCTTCCAGGCAGACAAGATGGTG GGCCCAGGAATCCTTCTCTCTGAAGATGACTCCTTGTATGAGGGCACCTTCACCAGGGACCTGACCTTCGTGGGGAAG GGCAAGGTCACCTTCCCTAATGGCTTCACCCTGGAGGGCTCTTTTGgcagtggggcagggagaggactgcaTACCCAGGGTGTGCTGGAcacagctgccctccctccagatCCAGGCAGTACCCGCAAGAG gcagctgggcctgggcgtctTCCCTGTGGAGAGCCGCTGGCAGGGCGTCTATGGCCCCTTCCAGGACTTTGTTCAAGCCGGCTGCCCTGGAGACCTGCAGGAGGCCCTGCTGGGCTTCCACGTGCAGAGCTCAAGGGAGCTGCGCAAGTCCCAGGAGTACCTGTGCTGCAAGAG GACCCACCCCGAGGACCACGCAGCCAGAATGGAGGACATCCTGGAGGAGCTGCTGCAGCATCGGACACCCGAGGCCCTGCAGCAGTGCCTCAGGAAG GCCCTGAACAACTCTCTGCATCCCCTGGGAAAGCTGCTCCGGACTCTGATGCTGACCTTCCAGGCCACATACTCAGGCATTGGGGCCAACAAGCACCTTCAGGGGCTGGCACAGGAGGAGGTGAAGCAGCACGCCCAGGAACTCTGGGCCGCCTACAG GGGTCTGCTGCAGGTTGCCTTACAGTGCAAGGGCCAGGCCCCAGAGAAAGATGAAGATGCAGAGACAAG GGACCTGCAGGTGCACAGATTGGTGCTACCCCTTGTCCTGCCCAGCTTCTACTCGGAGCTCTTCACTCTCTACCTGCTTCTTCATGAGAGGGAGGACAGCCTGTACAGCCAGGGCATTGCCAACCTTAGCCTCTTCCCCGACACCAAGCTGCTTGAGTTCCTGGACATACAGAA GCACCTCTGGCCCCTCAAGGACCTCACACTGACGACCAATCAG AGATACTCCCTGGTCAGAGACAAGTGCTTCCTGTCAGCCACAGAATGTCTGCAGAAGATGAT AATCCAGCACCTGGGAGCCGAGATCCACCTGATCCGTGATATGATGGCCCCTATCCACACAGGAGGCCTGTATGACTTCTTGCTCACGGCCCTGGAG TCCTGCTACGAGCACATCCAGAAGGAGGACATGAGGCTGCATCGCTTGCCCAGCCGCTAG
- the ALS2CL gene encoding ALS2 C-terminal-like protein isoform X9, with protein sequence MCSPEEAALLRLEEVFSATLARVNSFVLQPLLEAAPEPSDPWGRECLHLLQQLHRSSQQLWEVTEESLHSLQERLRHPDSISLESLLLLHSADRVLQVHLEYIESYTSCVAVQAFQKAVKWRSKYWQGQRKVLQQLLSGVSSEGSVGTALVQALRQPLTHHVHQYVLLLLSLGDTVGERHPTQELLVHTATVFGNLQSFMRQELDQAMATQALWHTLSNRLRDVLCTPAHRLLQDSQDIPVTVTPLRAERVLLFDDALVLLQGHSVHTFDLKLVWVEPGQDRCMFHILTPEEEFSLCSKDPQGRVAWQWKVTQAVCQTLRGKKDFPVLGAGLEPSEPPTCRCGAYTFRAEGRFSQATYEGEWYWGRPHGKSGGSDAHGPDACGPQLCSRGTLKWPDGQNHVGDFCQGLEHGFGIRLVPQASEDKFDCYKCHWREGSMCGYGICEYSTNEVYKGYFQEGLRHGFGVLESTPQTPQPCRYTGHWERGQRSGYGIEEDGDRGERYIGMWQADQRHGPGVMVTQAGFCYQGTFQADKMVGPGILLSEDDSLYEGTFTRDLTFVGKGKVTFPNGFTLEGSFGSGAGRGLHTQGVLDTAALPPDPGSTRKRQLGLGVFPVESRWQGVYGPFQDFVQAGCPGDLQEALLGFHVQSSRELRKSQEYLCCKRTHPEDHAARMEDILEELLQHRTPEALQQCLRKALNNSLHPLGKLLRTLMLTFQATYSGIGANKHLQGLAQEEVKQHAQELWAAYRGLLQVALQCKGQAPEKDEDAETRDLQVHRLVLPLVLPSFYSELFTLYLLLHEREDSLYSQGIANLSLFPDTKLLEFLDIQKHLWPLKDLTLTTNQLPGDHLPHFTVE encoded by the exons ATGTGCAGCCCTGAGGAGGCAGCCCTGCTGCGGCTGGAGGAGGTCTTCTCAGCCACACTCGCACGCGTCAACAGCTTTGTCCTCCAGCCCCTTCTGGAGGCCG CTCCAGAGCCCTCAGATCCCTGGGGCAGAGAGTGCCTACATCTCCTGCAGCAGCTGCACAGGAGCTCCCAGCAGCTGTGGGAGGTGACGGAGGAAAGCCTGCACTCCCTGCAGGAGAGGCTGCGCCACCCGGACTCCATCAGTCTGGAATCCCTGCTGCTGCTGCACAGCGCTGACCGTGTCTTGCAAGTCCACCTGGA GTACATCGAGTCCTACACAAGCTGTGTGGCAGTGCAGGCCTTTCAGAAGGCAGTAAAGTGGAGGAG CAAGTACTGGCAGGGCCAGCGGAAGGTGCTGCAGCAGCTCCTGTCGGGCGTGAGCTCAGAGGGCTCGGTGGGCACGGCGCTGGTCCAGGCTCTCCGCCAGCCACTCACCCATCATGTGCATCAGTACGTGCTCCTCCTGCTGAGCCTCGGGGACACTGTCGGGGAG CGTCACCCCACCCAGGAGCTGTTGGTGCACACAGCCACAGTCTTTGGGAACTTGCAGTCCTTCATGAGGCAGGAGCTGGACCAGGCCATGGCCACGCAGGCCCTCTGGCACACTCTGAGCAACCGGCTGCGG GATGTGCTCTGTACCCCTGCTCACCGACTCTTGCAAGACAGCCAGGACATACCTGTGACGGTCACCCCGCTGAGGGCAGAGCGTGTGCTGCTCTTTGATGATGCCCTTGTCCTGCTACAG GGCCACAGTGTCCACACCTTTGATCTGAAGCTGGTGTGGGTGGAACCTGGGCAGGACAG GTGCATGTTTCACATCCTCACGCCTGAGGAAGAGTTCTCCTTGTGCTCCAAGGACCCGCAGGGCCGG GTGGCCTGGCAGTGGAAGGTTACCCAGGCTGTGTGCCAGACCTTGCGTGGGAAGAAGGACTTCCCGGTGCTGGGGGCGGGCCTGGAGCCTTCTGAACCCCCCACCTGCCGCTGTGGAGCATACACTTTCCGTGCAGAGGGCCGCTTCAGCCAGGCCACCTATGAGGGCGAGTGGTACTGGGGCAGGCCCCATGGCAA GTCTGGTGGGTCTGATGCCCATGGACCTGATGCCTGTGGACCTCAACTGTGTTCCAGAGGAACCCTGAAGTGGCCAGACGGGCAGAATCATGTGGGGGATTTCTGCCAGGGCCTGGAGCACGG CTTTGGCATCCGCCTGGTGCCCCAGGCCTCCGAGGATAAGTTTGACTGTTACAAGTGCCACTGGCGGGAAGGCAGCATGTGCGGCTATGGCATCTGTGA GTACAGCACCAACGAGGTGTACAAGGGCTACTTTCAGGAAGGCCTGCGGCATGGATTTGGGGTCCTTGAGAGCACCCCGCAGACCCCTCAGCCCTGCAGGTACACGGGCCACTGGGAGAGGGGCCAGAGGAGTGGCTATGGCATCGAGGAGGACGGCGACAG gggTGAGCGCTATATTGGCATGTGGCAGGCTGACCAGCGCCATGGCCCAGGGGTCATGGTCACCCAGGCAGGTTTCTGCTACCAGGGGACCTTCCAGGCAGACAAGATGGTG GGCCCAGGAATCCTTCTCTCTGAAGATGACTCCTTGTATGAGGGCACCTTCACCAGGGACCTGACCTTCGTGGGGAAG GGCAAGGTCACCTTCCCTAATGGCTTCACCCTGGAGGGCTCTTTTGgcagtggggcagggagaggactgcaTACCCAGGGTGTGCTGGAcacagctgccctccctccagatCCAGGCAGTACCCGCAAGAG gcagctgggcctgggcgtctTCCCTGTGGAGAGCCGCTGGCAGGGCGTCTATGGCCCCTTCCAGGACTTTGTTCAAGCCGGCTGCCCTGGAGACCTGCAGGAGGCCCTGCTGGGCTTCCACGTGCAGAGCTCAAGGGAGCTGCGCAAGTCCCAGGAGTACCTGTGCTGCAAGAG GACCCACCCCGAGGACCACGCAGCCAGAATGGAGGACATCCTGGAGGAGCTGCTGCAGCATCGGACACCCGAGGCCCTGCAGCAGTGCCTCAGGAAG GCCCTGAACAACTCTCTGCATCCCCTGGGAAAGCTGCTCCGGACTCTGATGCTGACCTTCCAGGCCACATACTCAGGCATTGGGGCCAACAAGCACCTTCAGGGGCTGGCACAGGAGGAGGTGAAGCAGCACGCCCAGGAACTCTGGGCCGCCTACAG GGGTCTGCTGCAGGTTGCCTTACAGTGCAAGGGCCAGGCCCCAGAGAAAGATGAAGATGCAGAGACAAG GGACCTGCAGGTGCACAGATTGGTGCTACCCCTTGTCCTGCCCAGCTTCTACTCGGAGCTCTTCACTCTCTACCTGCTTCTTCATGAGAGGGAGGACAGCCTGTACAGCCAGGGCATTGCCAACCTTAGCCTCTTCCCCGACACCAAGCTGCTTGAGTTCCTGGACATACAGAA GCACCTCTGGCCCCTCAAGGACCTCACACTGACGACCAATCAG CTTCCTGGAGACCATTTACCCCACTTTACagttgagtaa